The following are encoded together in the Geobacter sulfurreducens PCA genome:
- the nifS gene encoding cysteine desulfurase NifS, whose translation MKEIYLDNNATTKVDEAVFEEMRPYFCDLYGNPSSMHYFGGQVQRKVDEARNRVAALLGALPEEIIFTACGTESDNAAIRSALEVFPERRHIITTRVEHPAVLTLCRNLSKRGYRVTELGVDGEGRLDLNELRSAIDEDTVVVSVMWANNETGVIFPVEEISRIVKEKGKGALFHTDAVQAVGKIPINMATSSIDMLSISGHKLHAPKGTGVLYLRKGVPFRPFMVGGHQEHSRRAGTENTAGIIALGKACELAGHWMEDENTRVKALRDRLEAALLELIPRARINGGEAERLPNTLSIAFEFVEGEAILMLMSEKGICASSGSACTSGSLEPSHVLRAMGVPFTCAHGSIRFSLSRYTTDEEIDTIIRELPPIIRRLREMSPFGREFLNA comes from the coding sequence ATGAAGGAGATCTACCTGGACAACAACGCCACCACCAAGGTGGACGAGGCTGTTTTCGAGGAGATGCGTCCCTATTTCTGTGACCTCTACGGCAACCCCAGCTCCATGCACTATTTCGGCGGTCAGGTCCAGAGGAAGGTGGACGAGGCCCGGAATCGGGTCGCAGCGCTCCTGGGCGCCCTGCCCGAAGAGATCATCTTCACCGCCTGTGGTACCGAGAGCGACAACGCGGCCATCCGTTCGGCCCTTGAAGTTTTCCCGGAGCGCCGCCACATCATTACCACCCGTGTGGAGCATCCGGCAGTCCTTACCCTCTGCCGCAACCTGTCAAAGCGGGGGTACCGGGTCACCGAACTGGGTGTTGACGGGGAAGGCCGGCTTGACCTGAATGAACTGCGGAGCGCGATTGACGAGGATACCGTCGTGGTATCAGTTATGTGGGCCAACAACGAAACAGGCGTGATCTTCCCGGTTGAGGAGATCAGCCGGATCGTCAAGGAGAAAGGAAAGGGGGCGCTGTTCCATACCGACGCGGTTCAGGCCGTGGGGAAAATACCCATCAACATGGCCACGTCGTCCATCGACATGCTTTCCATTTCGGGACACAAGCTCCATGCTCCTAAGGGTACGGGGGTTCTTTACCTGCGCAAAGGGGTACCGTTCAGGCCGTTCATGGTCGGCGGGCACCAGGAGCACAGTCGCCGGGCCGGCACCGAAAATACCGCAGGCATCATCGCGCTCGGCAAGGCATGCGAACTGGCAGGACACTGGATGGAAGACGAAAATACGCGGGTCAAGGCCCTGCGCGACCGGCTCGAGGCAGCGCTGCTCGAACTGATCCCCCGGGCCAGGATCAACGGGGGCGAAGCTGAGCGCCTCCCCAATACCCTCTCCATTGCCTTCGAGTTTGTGGAAGGGGAGGCGATCCTTATGCTGATGTCCGAGAAGGGGATTTGTGCATCGTCGGGGAGCGCCTGCACCTCCGGCTCCCTTGAGCCGTCCCACGTGCTGCGGGCCATGGGGGTTCCGTTTACCTGTGCCCACGGTTCCATCCGATTCTCGTTGTCTCGTTACACCACGGACGAAGAGATCGACACCATAATCCGCGAGTTGCCGCCCATCATCCGTCGGTTGCGGGAAATGTCGCCCTTTGGTCGGGAGTTTCTCAACGCCTGA
- the nifU gene encoding Fe-S cluster assembly protein NifU, which produces MWDYTEKVREHFLNPRNVGEIPDADAVGEVGSLACGDALKLYIKLDEAKEKIVDAKFQTFGCASAIASSSALTEIIKGKTLDEALATTNQEIAEFLGGLPEEKMHCSVMGQEALEVAIAKFRGGPVPTHHDHGHEEAEGEIVCKCFGLTDVFLRKVIETNKLTTAEQVTHFTKAGGACGGCIPKIKEIINEVLGAKPAEEHKRPEKLTNLRKMQLIQETLEKEIRPQLWADGGDLELIDISGSEVQIAFRKACAGCAASGNTAKFVEMKLRELVAEDITVTEVEG; this is translated from the coding sequence ATGTGGGATTACACTGAGAAGGTTCGGGAGCACTTCCTGAATCCCAGAAACGTTGGAGAGATACCCGATGCGGATGCGGTGGGCGAGGTGGGAAGCCTTGCCTGTGGCGATGCGCTCAAGCTCTATATCAAACTTGACGAGGCCAAGGAGAAGATCGTCGATGCCAAATTCCAGACCTTCGGTTGCGCCAGCGCCATTGCATCGTCGTCGGCCCTGACCGAGATCATAAAAGGAAAGACCCTCGACGAGGCCCTGGCAACCACCAATCAGGAGATCGCCGAGTTTCTGGGAGGGCTTCCCGAGGAGAAGATGCACTGTTCGGTCATGGGGCAAGAGGCCCTCGAGGTGGCAATTGCCAAGTTCCGCGGCGGTCCGGTTCCGACTCACCATGACCACGGTCACGAGGAGGCCGAGGGTGAGATTGTCTGCAAGTGCTTCGGTCTGACCGATGTCTTCCTGCGCAAGGTGATCGAGACGAACAAGCTGACCACTGCCGAGCAGGTGACCCATTTCACCAAGGCCGGCGGAGCATGCGGCGGATGTATCCCTAAAATCAAGGAGATCATCAATGAGGTTCTGGGCGCCAAACCAGCGGAAGAACACAAGCGGCCCGAGAAGCTGACCAACCTTCGCAAGATGCAGCTTATCCAGGAGACCCTGGAGAAGGAGATTCGCCCTCAGCTCTGGGCCGATGGCGGAGATCTTGAGTTGATAGATATTAGCGGCAGCGAAGTGCAGATTGCATTCCGCAAAGCGTGTGCCGGGTGCGCCGCTTCGGGCAATACCGCCAAGTTCGTCGAGATGAAGCTGCGCGAGCTTGTGGCCGAGGATATCACTGTCACGGAGGTGGAGGGATGA
- a CDS encoding phosphoglucomutase/phosphomannomutase family protein encodes MHRITFGTSGWRGILCEDFTFENVKVVSQAIADHVKAIGEQDKGIIVAYDTRFMGERFAKETVRVLAGAGVKAYFCRRDTPTPVISFEILRRGTAGAVNFTASHNPPEYNGIKFSPSWGGPALPETTGDIERRANEMMGEVCYREMALDEAVKAGLLEEIDPREEYLKALESKVDFDAIGRVGSVAVNALYGTGRGYLEEPLITRGLDVKAINMHRDPYFGGFPPEPSEKYIQDFIRLVKDDPAIRLGIATDGDADRFGIVDGDGTFIEPNYIIALLFDYLVRVRKMTGAVARSVATSHLVDAVAKKHGIEVIETPVGFKYIGELISQDRIIIGGEESAGLSIKGHVPEKDGILACFLVAEMVAREGLSVKALLARLYEEVGTFVTKRENITLSPAVEEGYAEKQRQAPDSFAGLKVTQKVTVDGSKFILEDDSWLLFRKSGTEPVVRLYAEASSEEKLAAVMAAGKQFILG; translated from the coding sequence ATGCATCGCATTACCTTCGGCACTTCCGGTTGGCGTGGCATTCTCTGCGAAGATTTCACCTTCGAGAACGTAAAGGTGGTGAGTCAGGCCATTGCCGACCATGTGAAAGCAATAGGCGAACAGGACAAGGGGATCATCGTCGCCTATGACACCCGATTCATGGGAGAGCGTTTCGCCAAGGAAACGGTCCGCGTGCTGGCCGGTGCCGGCGTCAAGGCCTATTTCTGCCGGCGCGACACGCCTACCCCGGTAATTTCCTTCGAGATTCTGCGCCGCGGTACTGCTGGAGCAGTCAACTTTACCGCAAGCCATAACCCGCCCGAATACAACGGCATCAAGTTTTCTCCGTCTTGGGGCGGACCGGCGCTGCCCGAGACGACCGGCGACATTGAGCGCCGGGCCAACGAAATGATGGGCGAGGTCTGCTACCGGGAGATGGCCCTTGACGAGGCGGTGAAGGCGGGGCTGCTGGAAGAGATCGACCCCCGGGAGGAGTACCTGAAGGCCCTGGAGTCAAAGGTCGACTTCGACGCCATCGGTCGTGTCGGTTCCGTTGCCGTGAACGCTCTCTACGGGACCGGCCGGGGGTATCTGGAAGAGCCCCTCATAACTCGGGGACTGGACGTGAAGGCGATCAACATGCATCGCGATCCCTACTTCGGAGGTTTTCCGCCCGAACCGTCCGAGAAGTACATCCAGGATTTCATCCGGCTCGTGAAAGATGACCCGGCCATAAGGCTGGGGATCGCCACCGACGGCGACGCCGACCGCTTCGGTATTGTGGACGGCGACGGTACCTTCATTGAGCCGAATTACATCATTGCTCTGCTGTTCGACTATTTGGTCCGGGTCAGGAAAATGACCGGCGCGGTGGCCCGCAGCGTGGCAACGTCCCACCTTGTGGATGCGGTGGCTAAGAAGCACGGCATCGAAGTTATCGAGACGCCGGTGGGCTTCAAGTATATCGGCGAACTGATCAGCCAGGACCGGATCATTATCGGCGGAGAGGAGAGCGCCGGCCTTTCCATTAAGGGACACGTGCCTGAGAAGGATGGTATTCTCGCCTGTTTCCTGGTTGCCGAAATGGTTGCCAGGGAAGGGCTGTCCGTGAAGGCTCTGCTGGCAAGGCTCTATGAGGAGGTCGGCACCTTTGTGACAAAACGGGAGAACATTACCCTTTCTCCCGCCGTGGAAGAGGGCTACGCCGAAAAGCAGCGCCAGGCGCCCGATTCCTTTGCCGGCCTGAAGGTGACGCAAAAGGTTACCGTGGACGGCAGCAAGTTCATCCTTGAGGACGACAGTTGGCTGCTGTTCCGCAAATCAGGGACCGAGCCGGTGGTTCGCCTGTACGCCGAGGCGTCCAGCGAGGAGAAGCTCGCGGCGGTCATGGCTGCCGGGAAACAGTTCATCCTCGGCTAA
- a CDS encoding PxxKW family cysteine-rich protein has product MLCQTVLPGTECTFWGKQGCIFTGGSCQNVVENCEGCERIVEGTIGKVCSAYPAPGKKWVGGICNFATHVKVEIKSEDVRVNPLKASKKASGGKKK; this is encoded by the coding sequence ATGCTGTGTCAAACGGTACTTCCCGGTACCGAGTGTACCTTCTGGGGAAAACAAGGTTGCATCTTCACCGGCGGTTCCTGCCAAAACGTGGTTGAGAACTGCGAAGGATGCGAGCGGATCGTCGAGGGGACCATCGGCAAGGTCTGCAGCGCCTACCCGGCTCCGGGCAAAAAGTGGGTCGGCGGTATCTGCAACTTCGCCACCCACGTGAAGGTCGAGATAAAGAGCGAGGACGTCAGGGTCAACCCGCTCAAGGCCTCCAAGAAGGCCTCCGGCGGCAAGAAGAAGTAA
- a CDS encoding NUDIX domain-containing protein — translation MPFEYLSCPRCGEKVRAYRNPVPTVDIIIETPDGIVLIERKNEPLGWALPGGFVDYGESLEDAAVREAWEETSLRVAGLRLLGCYSDPRRDARQHTISTVFIATAQGTPRAGDDAAGLAVFPSNKLPATLCFDHRKILDDYLLVTGLSSD, via the coding sequence ATGCCCTTCGAGTATCTCTCCTGTCCCCGTTGCGGGGAAAAAGTCCGTGCGTACCGCAATCCCGTCCCCACGGTCGACATTATCATCGAAACGCCGGACGGCATTGTTCTCATTGAACGAAAAAACGAACCGTTGGGATGGGCGCTGCCGGGGGGATTCGTGGATTACGGCGAGTCCCTTGAGGACGCGGCCGTCCGCGAGGCATGGGAAGAAACCTCTCTCCGTGTGGCAGGGCTCAGGCTCCTGGGGTGTTATTCCGACCCCCGGCGCGACGCACGTCAGCACACCATATCAACCGTTTTCATCGCCACCGCACAGGGCACGCCCCGGGCGGGCGACGACGCGGCCGGGCTCGCCGTTTTTCCATCAAACAAACTCCCAGCCACGCTCTGTTTCGATCATCGAAAAATCCTCGACGACTACCTGCTCGTTACGGGGCTGAGTTCAGACTGA
- a CDS encoding putative bifunctional diguanylate cyclase/phosphodiesterase yields MAQTSLTGSRWLDSVARRLKHLREGLKSPESGRLEEFKARTFLVVKCRWLLLTLVGIYCLVAGSTYYVSRIGLFLSPSQVMFLVVTASTVIAYNLLLHLFYQRIICCFRFINVFQIVLDLLLVTVLVHLSGGASSWFWPVYLIVTIEAAFLIEGKREVWFVGAFGGILYGALLALEHFGFIPNVPMPFVEPGLHQDPHYILLVWLWVSLLNAAAAVIGSYFVSVIERESEATRQSEERLMGFLDTANDLILSFSPEGRLRYVNEAWQQVLGYTAEEAKELSFFGIIHPDSRERCNAELERILAGDVLSPLEATLVAKGGRSIIVEGSLTCGVDGEGSTAVWGICRDITERKQVEEQLYRLAHHDTLTGLPNRILFLDRLQQAKAHANRYRHHVALMFLDLDRFKIINDTLGHPVGDKLLQEVAKRLVDCVREVDTVARIGGDEFTVVLVNIDSVEDVKRVAQKILKSLSVPFMVDSFELYITTSIGIALYPGDDENPDNLVKKADIAMYHAKGEGRNTFKFYVPKMDANADKRLLLETSLRKALDNEEFRVYYQPKVDITTKQITAMEALLRWQHPTLGLVAPSEFIPLAEETGLIVPIGEWVLRAACLQNRKWLEMGLPPMKVAVNLSGYQFQQPNLLDIIRTVLADTGLDPGLLELEITESVIMQNPDFAVAVLAEIRDLGIHISIDDFGTGYSSLAHLKRFSINTLKIDKSFVRDVEINSADAAIATAIIAMGNSLNLKVIAEGVETEGQLTFLSENKCDEVQGFLFSTPMPSEDVADFLRGRTTLVAPVSLNSAP; encoded by the coding sequence ATGGCCCAGACTTCATTGACCGGTTCACGTTGGCTCGATTCGGTGGCCCGGCGACTCAAGCATCTGCGCGAAGGTCTCAAGTCTCCGGAATCCGGGCGCTTGGAAGAGTTCAAGGCTCGCACCTTTCTCGTGGTCAAGTGTCGTTGGCTGCTCCTGACGCTTGTGGGCATCTACTGCCTTGTTGCGGGAAGTACGTATTATGTCAGTCGTATCGGTCTCTTTTTGTCACCCTCACAGGTGATGTTCCTCGTGGTTACCGCGTCGACGGTGATTGCCTACAATCTTCTGCTTCATCTCTTTTACCAACGAATTATCTGTTGTTTCAGATTCATTAACGTCTTTCAGATTGTCCTCGACCTGCTTCTGGTGACGGTTCTCGTTCACCTCAGCGGTGGTGCCTCCAGTTGGTTCTGGCCGGTCTATCTCATTGTCACCATTGAAGCCGCATTTCTGATTGAGGGGAAGCGTGAAGTCTGGTTCGTGGGGGCGTTCGGCGGCATTCTCTACGGGGCATTGCTTGCCCTTGAGCATTTCGGCTTCATTCCAAACGTCCCCATGCCCTTTGTCGAGCCGGGGCTCCACCAGGATCCTCATTACATTCTTCTGGTCTGGCTCTGGGTGTCGCTGCTCAACGCGGCGGCAGCCGTCATAGGTTCCTATTTTGTATCGGTGATCGAGCGTGAGTCGGAAGCGACGAGGCAAAGCGAAGAGCGGCTCATGGGCTTCCTCGATACGGCCAACGATCTGATCCTGAGTTTTTCTCCCGAGGGCCGGCTTCGATACGTGAACGAGGCGTGGCAGCAGGTTCTCGGCTATACGGCAGAGGAGGCGAAGGAGCTTTCCTTCTTCGGCATCATTCATCCCGACAGCAGGGAGCGATGCAATGCGGAACTGGAGCGGATTCTCGCAGGCGATGTGCTCAGTCCGCTCGAAGCAACACTGGTTGCCAAGGGAGGACGATCCATCATTGTTGAGGGGAGCCTCACCTGTGGCGTCGATGGTGAAGGCTCCACCGCAGTGTGGGGCATCTGCCGGGACATCACCGAGCGCAAGCAGGTGGAGGAACAGCTCTATCGTCTCGCCCATCATGACACACTGACTGGGCTTCCCAACCGCATCCTCTTCCTGGACCGCCTTCAGCAGGCAAAGGCCCATGCCAATCGATACCGGCATCATGTGGCGCTCATGTTTCTCGATCTGGACCGCTTCAAGATCATCAACGACACTCTCGGCCATCCAGTGGGCGACAAACTCCTGCAGGAAGTGGCGAAGCGCCTTGTGGACTGCGTGCGGGAGGTGGATACCGTGGCGCGCATCGGTGGCGACGAGTTCACCGTCGTGCTTGTGAACATCGATTCTGTCGAGGACGTGAAGCGGGTAGCCCAGAAGATACTCAAATCCCTGTCCGTTCCGTTTATGGTGGACAGCTTCGAGCTCTACATCACCACGAGCATCGGCATCGCCCTCTACCCCGGCGACGATGAAAATCCGGATAACCTGGTCAAGAAGGCCGACATCGCCATGTACCATGCAAAGGGGGAAGGGAGAAACACCTTCAAGTTCTACGTCCCCAAGATGGACGCCAACGCGGACAAGCGGCTGCTCCTTGAAACCAGTCTGCGCAAGGCGCTGGATAACGAAGAGTTCCGGGTTTACTATCAGCCCAAAGTCGATATCACGACCAAGCAGATAACCGCCATGGAGGCCCTGCTGCGCTGGCAGCATCCGACGCTCGGCCTTGTGGCTCCGTCGGAATTCATTCCTCTGGCCGAGGAGACGGGGCTCATCGTTCCCATCGGCGAATGGGTGCTGCGTGCCGCTTGTCTCCAGAATCGGAAGTGGCTCGAGATGGGGCTGCCGCCCATGAAGGTGGCAGTCAATCTGTCCGGTTATCAGTTCCAGCAGCCTAACCTGTTGGATATCATACGCACCGTGCTGGCTGATACCGGCCTTGACCCCGGACTTCTGGAACTGGAGATAACCGAGAGCGTCATCATGCAGAACCCGGATTTTGCCGTGGCGGTCCTGGCGGAAATCAGAGACCTGGGCATCCACATATCCATCGACGACTTCGGCACCGGTTACTCGTCTCTGGCCCACCTGAAGCGCTTCTCCATCAATACCCTGAAGATCGACAAATCGTTCGTGCGCGATGTGGAGATCAATTCAGCCGACGCCGCCATCGCCACGGCGATCATTGCCATGGGGAACAGTCTCAACCTTAAGGTAATTGCCGAGGGAGTGGAAACCGAGGGACAGTTGACGTTTCTGTCCGAAAACAAGTGCGATGAGGTTCAGGGGTTTTTGTTCAGTACGCCCATGCCTTCGGAGGATGTGGCCGATTTTCTTCGGGGCAGGACCACCTTGGTGGCGCCTGTCAGTCTGAACTCAGCCCCGTAA
- a CDS encoding menaquinone biosynthesis protein, translating to MPLTLGHIVYANCTPIFTALRDLGHSPDYRIVTGVPAQLNRLLAHGEIDVCPSSSIEYATHPDRYVILPDLSISAVGPVKSVMLFSRVPIEQLDGATIAMTTESDTSVNLLKIILGLFHRFTNRFQRTDLPLTEALEAHPGLLLIGDKALRGALAGTAPHVYDLGELWYRFTGLPFVFALWLVRREAAESQRDKVVRLGADLLKAKRISYESYPAIAAEAPERNWIGEEQLVDYWRTISYDLTPAHLDGLRLFFRHAAELGAIASAPEIRLFS from the coding sequence ATGCCACTGACGCTCGGCCATATAGTCTATGCCAACTGTACGCCCATTTTCACCGCTCTGCGAGACCTCGGCCACTCCCCGGATTACCGGATCGTGACGGGGGTGCCTGCCCAGCTCAACCGACTGCTTGCCCATGGCGAGATCGACGTCTGCCCGTCGTCATCCATCGAATACGCCACCCATCCCGATCGCTACGTGATCCTGCCCGATCTTTCCATTAGCGCGGTGGGACCGGTTAAGAGCGTCATGCTTTTTTCCCGCGTACCCATCGAGCAATTGGATGGCGCCACCATTGCCATGACCACGGAGTCCGATACATCGGTCAACCTTTTAAAGATTATCCTGGGTCTCTTCCACCGGTTCACCAATCGGTTCCAGCGGACCGATCTCCCGCTGACCGAGGCGCTGGAAGCCCATCCAGGTCTGTTGCTCATCGGCGACAAGGCCCTTCGCGGGGCTCTCGCTGGCACCGCTCCCCACGTCTATGACTTGGGTGAGCTGTGGTACCGGTTCACGGGACTTCCGTTCGTATTTGCCCTCTGGCTGGTTCGCCGTGAGGCTGCGGAGTCGCAGCGGGATAAGGTGGTCCGGCTGGGCGCCGATCTGCTCAAGGCAAAACGGATTTCCTACGAGTCCTACCCCGCCATTGCGGCAGAGGCGCCGGAGCGCAACTGGATCGGTGAAGAACAGCTGGTCGACTACTGGCGAACTATATCCTACGATCTGACGCCCGCCCATCTGGATGGACTGCGCCTCTTCTTCCGCCATGCAGCCGAGCTTGGCGCTATTGCGTCGGCTCCGGAAATTCGCCTGTTTTCTTGA
- the gcvH gene encoding glycine cleavage system protein GcvH, translating into MDFPEELKYSKEHVWVREEGDRAVIGLTDYAQDALGTISAIELPTVGDELEQEDSFGSLEARKTASELYAPISGTVLEVNEELDAAPEVINDDPYDGGWIAAVSLDDPEELKSLLSAEDYAEYVSQTDEDEE; encoded by the coding sequence ATGGATTTTCCTGAAGAGCTCAAGTACAGCAAGGAACACGTTTGGGTCAGGGAAGAGGGGGATCGGGCGGTCATCGGGCTGACCGATTATGCCCAGGATGCCTTGGGCACCATCAGTGCCATAGAACTGCCCACAGTTGGGGATGAACTGGAGCAGGAGGATTCCTTCGGCTCCCTTGAGGCACGCAAGACTGCGTCGGAACTTTACGCTCCCATCAGCGGGACGGTGCTGGAGGTAAACGAGGAATTGGACGCGGCTCCGGAGGTCATCAATGACGACCCCTATGACGGGGGCTGGATTGCGGCGGTCTCCCTTGATGACCCTGAAGAACTCAAGTCGCTCCTGTCGGCGGAAGATTACGCAGAGTATGTAAGCCAGACCGACGAAGACGAAGAATAA
- the accC gene encoding acetyl-CoA carboxylase biotin carboxylase subunit, which translates to MFHKVLIANRGEIALRVIRACKELGIKTVAVYSTADRDSLHVKLADESVCIGPAPSLQSYLNINAIISAAELTDAEAIHPGYGFLSENAAFAEICENCGITFIGPSSQSMRIMGDKISARQAVIKENVPILPGTKEGVNDVNEAVKIAKKIGFPVIIKATAGGGGRGMKIVHSPAALPNAFATARAEAQAGFGNPEVYIEKYCEKPRHVEIQVMADKHGNVIHLGERDCSIQRRHQKIIEESPCPVMTPALRKAMGDAAVRASKAVGYDSVGTVEFLVDKDLNFYFMEMNTRVQVEHPVTEMVTGIDIVREQIRSAAGLKLRYKQSDIKLHGHAIECRINAEDPVKFTPSPGKIVGYHTPGGLGVRIDSFVYDQYSVVPHYDSLIAKLIVHAETREDAIRRMARALDEYIIEGIKTTIPFHKRIMDNKDFMEGNVDTGFLERIVLE; encoded by the coding sequence ATGTTTCATAAAGTTCTGATTGCAAATCGTGGCGAAATCGCCCTGAGGGTCATCCGGGCCTGCAAAGAGCTGGGAATCAAGACCGTTGCCGTCTACTCGACAGCGGACAGGGATTCGCTCCATGTGAAGCTCGCGGATGAGAGTGTCTGCATCGGTCCCGCGCCGAGCCTGCAGAGCTATCTTAATATTAACGCCATCATTTCGGCTGCCGAATTGACCGATGCCGAGGCAATCCACCCCGGCTACGGTTTTCTGTCGGAAAATGCCGCTTTTGCCGAAATCTGTGAAAACTGCGGTATAACCTTCATCGGCCCCTCTTCACAAAGCATGCGCATCATGGGCGACAAGATCAGCGCCCGGCAGGCGGTGATCAAGGAAAATGTGCCGATCCTGCCCGGCACCAAGGAGGGGGTTAACGACGTCAACGAGGCGGTGAAGATCGCCAAGAAGATCGGCTTCCCCGTCATCATCAAGGCGACTGCCGGAGGCGGTGGCCGGGGGATGAAGATCGTGCACTCCCCGGCGGCCCTCCCCAACGCCTTTGCCACGGCTCGCGCCGAGGCTCAGGCCGGTTTCGGCAACCCTGAGGTCTACATTGAGAAGTATTGCGAGAAGCCGCGCCACGTTGAGATCCAGGTCATGGCCGACAAGCACGGTAACGTGATTCACCTGGGTGAGCGGGACTGCTCCATCCAGCGTCGCCACCAGAAGATCATCGAGGAGTCGCCGTGCCCGGTCATGACTCCTGCACTCCGCAAGGCCATGGGTGATGCGGCTGTTCGCGCGTCCAAGGCAGTGGGGTACGACAGTGTCGGCACCGTTGAGTTCCTGGTGGACAAGGACCTCAACTTCTATTTCATGGAAATGAATACCCGGGTGCAGGTTGAGCATCCGGTGACCGAAATGGTGACCGGCATCGACATCGTCCGGGAGCAGATCCGTTCTGCAGCCGGTCTCAAGCTTCGTTACAAGCAAAGCGACATTAAACTGCACGGTCACGCTATTGAATGCCGTATCAATGCTGAAGATCCGGTGAAGTTCACCCCGTCGCCGGGCAAGATCGTCGGTTACCATACCCCGGGAGGTCTGGGTGTGCGGATCGATTCTTTCGTCTATGATCAGTATTCCGTGGTCCCCCACTACGACTCGCTCATAGCGAAGCTGATCGTCCACGCAGAGACCAGGGAAGACGCCATCCGCCGCATGGCCCGCGCCCTTGACGAGTACATCATTGAGGGCATCAAGACCACAATCCCCTTCCATAAGAGGATCATGGACAACAAAGACTTTATGGAGGGGAATGTCGACACCGGCTTCCTCGAGCGAATCGTGCTGGAGTAG